One bacterium DNA segment encodes these proteins:
- a CDS encoding methyltransferase domain-containing protein: protein MPPPDGVIGGLRPSAAVHELMDDPACTAEMLRPNLEELARINRLTGSVRLVCRYLDRLLPLWRGRRSPGAPLLVLDVATGGADIPRAVARWARRRDVPIRIVAVEGHPVTAALAAEASAAFPQITVVRADARALPFPDRSFDACLCSISLHHLDPGERPALVRRLDGLARLGFLVVDLVRSPAAYAGVWLLTRGFRSPLIRTDGPRSVRRAYSWAEYRAVAAAAGVPTLALRRVPMFRAALERVG, encoded by the coding sequence GTGCCGCCGCCTGACGGCGTGATTGGCGGCCTTCGGCCGTCCGCGGCCGTCCACGAATTGATGGACGATCCGGCGTGCACCGCGGAGATGCTGCGCCCGAATCTCGAGGAATTGGCCCGCATCAATCGACTCACCGGCTCCGTCCGTCTCGTATGCCGGTACCTCGACAGGCTTCTCCCGCTCTGGCGCGGCCGGCGGTCCCCGGGGGCGCCGCTTCTGGTGCTCGACGTCGCGACCGGGGGCGCGGACATCCCGCGCGCGGTGGCGCGCTGGGCCCGGCGCCGCGACGTCCCGATCCGCATCGTCGCGGTCGAGGGGCATCCGGTGACGGCGGCGCTCGCCGCCGAGGCGTCGGCGGCCTTTCCGCAGATCACCGTCGTCCGGGCCGACGCGCGGGCACTCCCCTTCCCCGACCGGTCCTTCGACGCGTGCCTCTGCTCGATCTCGCTTCACCACCTCGACCCGGGGGAACGCCCCGCGCTCGTGCGGCGCCTCGACGGGCTCGCACGCCTCGGATTCCTGGTGGTCGATCTGGTGCGCTCGCCCGCGGCCTATGCCGGCGTGTGGCTGCTGACGCGCGGTTTTCGGAGCCCCCTGATCCGCACCGACGGACCCCGCTCCGTCCGCCGCGCCTATTCATGGGCGGAATACCGCGCGGTGGCCGCGGCGGCCGGGGTTCCCACCCTTGCCCTGCGGCGGGTGCCGATGTTTCGCGCGGCGCTGGAACGGGTCGGGTGA
- a CDS encoding NAD(P)/FAD-dependent oxidoreductase: protein MVIDVLVAGGGPAGSATAALLAQRGCRVLVVDRAAFPRPKACGDYLNPGCDEILDRLGARDAVARAGAPIRGMRCVTPDGAVIALPFPRRNGWTVPRRDLDQILLEHAERAGAEILDAHRIVALDRQSRGVRVILDGRRGRDDRLARLVVGADGLRSTVARAAGMGGVARRGRYTVGAYLAGLEAADPGARRWGELHLRRDGYCGIAHLPNGLANVTIAVPRSTIRAWRGDLEAGYWSWLRRCLGLRDRLDGVVRAGPFSAVGPLGYHRRLAGRGRVLLVGDAAAHLDPMTGQGVYLALRGAELCAEAAAAALEGTGASAVRGYARARQREFGLVFAASRLVQSLAFRPWIVRRAAGRLGRHTDLRARLIGAIGNTEAMSTILRPAFLARLLGAA, encoded by the coding sequence GTGGTGATCGACGTGCTCGTGGCGGGCGGCGGGCCTGCCGGCAGCGCGACCGCGGCGCTGCTCGCGCAGCGCGGCTGCCGCGTGCTCGTCGTGGACCGCGCCGCGTTTCCCCGGCCGAAGGCCTGCGGCGACTACCTCAACCCGGGGTGCGATGAGATTCTCGACCGCCTGGGCGCCCGCGACGCCGTCGCGCGGGCCGGCGCGCCGATTCGCGGCATGCGCTGCGTCACGCCGGACGGCGCGGTGATCGCGCTGCCCTTCCCGCGCCGCAACGGCTGGACCGTGCCGCGGCGCGACCTCGATCAGATCCTCCTCGAACACGCGGAGCGCGCCGGCGCGGAGATCCTCGACGCGCACCGAATCGTCGCGCTCGACAGGCAGTCTCGCGGCGTGCGGGTGATCCTGGACGGCCGGCGCGGGCGCGACGACCGGCTGGCGCGCCTGGTCGTCGGCGCGGACGGGCTGCGTTCCACGGTCGCGCGCGCCGCGGGGATGGGCGGCGTGGCCCGGCGCGGACGCTACACCGTCGGCGCATATCTGGCCGGCCTCGAGGCCGCCGATCCCGGCGCGCGTCGCTGGGGCGAACTCCATCTCCGGCGCGACGGCTATTGCGGGATCGCCCACCTGCCGAACGGACTCGCAAACGTCACGATCGCGGTCCCGCGCTCCACGATCCGGGCCTGGCGGGGGGATCTCGAGGCAGGGTACTGGTCGTGGCTGCGCCGGTGCCTCGGGCTGCGCGACCGGCTGGACGGCGTGGTGCGCGCGGGCCCCTTCAGCGCGGTGGGCCCGCTCGGGTACCACCGCCGCCTCGCCGGCCGCGGACGGGTGCTGCTGGTCGGGGACGCGGCCGCCCACCTCGATCCCATGACCGGCCAGGGCGTGTACCTCGCCCTCCGGGGCGCCGAACTGTGCGCGGAGGCCGCCGCCGCCGCGCTCGAGGGCACCGGCGCCTCGGCCGTCCGCGGCTACGCGCGCGCGCGGCAGCGCGAATTCGGCCTGGTCTTCGCCGCCTCGCGGCTCGTCCAAAGCCTGGCCTTCCGCCCCTGGATCGTGCGCCGGGCCGCCGGCCGGCTCGGCCGGCATACCGATCTCCGGGCGCGGCTCATCGGCGCGATCGGCAACACCGAGGCCATGAGCACGATCCTCCGGCCGGCCTTTCTCGCACGCCTCTTGGGCGCCGCCTAA
- a CDS encoding SRPBCC family protein: MHTETAVRIRGPIEVIFGYAARVEDWPRLLPHYRDVRVLEDEGRIRLVEMKARRGWIPLSWRARQTVVPERHSIRFTHVGGVTRTMEVEWRLDPAADGEVAVTILHDLLLSWPLIGRAVAGWIIGPMFVEPTARATLRRIKRLVETEHPAPARRGC; the protein is encoded by the coding sequence GTGCACACGGAGACCGCCGTTCGCATTCGCGGCCCCATCGAAGTGATCTTCGGCTACGCGGCCCGGGTCGAGGACTGGCCCCGCCTCTTGCCGCACTATCGCGACGTGCGCGTGCTGGAAGACGAGGGCCGCATCCGGCTCGTCGAGATGAAGGCCCGGCGCGGGTGGATTCCCCTCTCGTGGCGGGCGCGGCAAACGGTGGTCCCGGAAAGACACAGCATCCGCTTCACCCACGTCGGCGGCGTCACCCGGACGATGGAGGTCGAATGGCGCCTCGACCCCGCCGCCGACGGCGAGGTGGCCGTGACGATTCTCCACGACCTGCTTCTGTCGTGGCCGCTGATCGGCCGCGCCGTGGCCGGCTGGATCATCGGCCCGATGTTCGTCGAGCCGACGGCGAGAGCGACCCTGCGGCGGATCAAGCGTCTCGTCGAGACCGAGCACCCGGCGCCGGCTCGGCGTGGATGTTGA